In the Colwellia sp. 20A7 genome, one interval contains:
- the pgi gene encoding glucose-6-phosphate isomerase: protein MNSRTSLSSWKKLVTQSETMAKCHMKELFAINEQRFNEFSIQLPSFLLDYSKNLITTETISTLLELAKECDVEVWRKKMFQGESINSTENRAVLHTALRNRSNKDIIIAKKNISEDIRHALVKVEEFSNKIRQGLWKGYSGKPITDAVNIGVGGSNLGPQMVTEALRQYSDNSINVHYVSNVDGTQIADVLRKLNPEKVLFIVSSKTFTTTETMTNAKTAMKWLTASSFDNKAIKKHFVAVSSNKKNAISFGIEENNVFDMWDWVGGRFSLWSAIGLPIAIDLGFDKFIALLDGANDIDNHFCFAPLESNAPVILALLSVWNCTFLGHQSQAILPYDQSLHRLSAYLQQAEMESNGKSVSWDGDDIDYATVPTIWGELGINGQHAFYQYLHQSNNIVPADFIGSVETVTPVNNHHNTLLSNFLAQTQALMQGVNKGQICLDLKAKGYTDEYIEKVSSHKVHKGNRPTNTILLKRLEPRSLGSLIALYEHKIFVQGIILKICSFDQWGVELGKSLAHKIQKELEGKEINAGHDSSTKGLMNFIYSTLENTK, encoded by the coding sequence ATGAACTCAAGAACATCACTTTCTAGCTGGAAAAAACTAGTTACTCAGTCTGAAACTATGGCTAAATGTCATATGAAGGAATTATTTGCCATAAATGAGCAACGTTTTAATGAATTTTCCATCCAATTACCCTCTTTTCTTTTAGATTATTCCAAAAACCTTATAACCACAGAAACTATATCAACCTTGCTTGAATTAGCTAAAGAGTGTGATGTTGAAGTGTGGCGTAAAAAGATGTTTCAGGGCGAGTCTATTAATTCTACTGAAAATAGAGCAGTACTTCATACTGCATTACGAAACAGATCTAACAAAGACATTATTATTGCTAAAAAAAACATTTCTGAAGATATTCGTCATGCCTTAGTAAAAGTTGAGGAATTCAGTAATAAAATTAGACAGGGACTATGGAAAGGGTATTCAGGAAAACCTATCACTGACGCTGTTAATATAGGTGTTGGTGGCTCTAATTTAGGGCCGCAAATGGTTACTGAAGCACTAAGACAATATAGTGATAATAGTATTAATGTTCATTATGTTTCAAACGTAGATGGTACACAAATAGCAGATGTTTTAAGGAAACTAAACCCTGAAAAAGTTTTATTCATTGTTTCTAGTAAAACCTTTACGACTACCGAAACCATGACCAATGCTAAAACGGCAATGAAATGGCTTACTGCTTCTTCATTTGATAACAAAGCAATAAAGAAACATTTTGTCGCTGTATCTTCTAACAAGAAAAATGCGATATCTTTTGGCATTGAAGAGAATAATGTTTTTGATATGTGGGACTGGGTTGGTGGTAGGTTTTCACTTTGGTCTGCAATAGGTTTACCAATCGCGATTGATCTTGGTTTTGATAAATTTATTGCGTTACTTGATGGCGCTAACGATATAGACAATCACTTTTGTTTTGCCCCATTAGAAAGTAATGCACCAGTTATACTCGCTTTACTCAGTGTATGGAATTGCACTTTCCTTGGTCATCAATCACAAGCAATATTACCTTATGATCAATCATTACATAGGTTATCAGCCTATTTACAACAAGCTGAAATGGAGAGTAATGGAAAATCTGTTAGCTGGGATGGCGATGACATTGATTATGCGACAGTGCCAACTATATGGGGTGAGTTAGGTATTAACGGGCAACATGCTTTTTACCAATATTTACACCAGAGTAACAATATTGTTCCAGCTGACTTTATTGGTTCTGTTGAAACAGTTACACCCGTAAATAATCATCACAACACCCTGCTGTCTAACTTCTTAGCGCAAACACAAGCATTAATGCAAGGTGTAAATAAAGGACAAATATGTCTTGATCTAAAAGCTAAAGGTTATACCGACGAGTATATAGAGAAAGTTTCCTCACACAAAGTGCATAAAGGAAATCGTCCAACCAATACCATTCTATTAAAGCGCCTAGAACCTCGTTCATTAGGTAGTTTAATTGCGTTATACGAACATAAAATCTTTGTACAAGGGATCATTCTTAAAATATGTTCATTTGATCAGTGGGGTGTAGAGTTAGGTAAAAGTTTAGCCCATAAAATACAAAAAGAACTAGAAGGTAAAGAAATTAATGCGGGTCATGATAGTTCAACTAAAGGTTTAATGAATTTCATTTATTCAACTTTAGAAAACACTAAATAG